One genomic region from Anabaena sp. PCC 7108 encodes:
- a CDS encoding alkaline phosphatase D family protein: protein MNNTDISKLSAIGVNGGFVAANDGNEIGSPGMIINEPVDFSAVAAGDATTNDAILWTRTFDPDTQESENVALIAQVSTDANFGTVAYSYNVSARTDGLDHDGTIKIDATALQSGTQYYYRFVSETGDISPVGTFKTAPDADASVAVRFGFSGDADGKMRPYVSTENFSSLNLDFFGFLGDTIYESASTGSPAAANPVTDPTQALDDYHRKYLENIQPVSEGGFSSLATMFASQGNYTLLDNHELGNKQLMNGGAPSALAPASGNGSSNTADDVNTTGTFINDTVGFQTLVQAYSDYQPIREQIISAPNDPRTDGTQQLFFAQEWGKNLVYINTDTRSYRDVRLKTADGAEDTGSRADNPDRTLLGVTQLAWLKQTLLDAQNNGTVWKFVAVSDPIDQIGAIGSGEDSGKSWIGGYRAERNDLLKFIADNGIKNVVFLATDDHQNRVNELTYLDNINDPNSIRILPNALAIVDSPIGATGPDEITDHSFENIKSLADQLAADQIAANVNPVGLDPNFPGLKNVVREGDLNADTLRQPIDFYSPDTFNYTVFDISADGKTLNVNVQGVNSYPINSFPEPSADNPVRSILSFSLDAALPPVLVTGTPGDDKLIATPGSNFDGQNNIVFTGAGEDEVDLNTSAQARNNRINLGSGNDIIYVSQSDSEALLQADRVFGSNGNDTFDATDGNGGNRMSGGVGNDTFWLGSNDRALGGDGNDQFYVQEGGGNLLSGGVGNDQFWIVNAELANTSNTIVDFQVGIDVIGINGAASLGITTSTLQLNQVGTDTAIVFNNQTLAVLNGIQSSSLNLTDTNQFVLV from the coding sequence TTGAATAACACTGATATTTCCAAACTAAGTGCGATCGGTGTTAATGGTGGTTTTGTTGCCGCTAATGATGGCAATGAAATCGGTTCACCAGGGATGATTATTAATGAACCCGTGGACTTTTCTGCGGTGGCTGCGGGTGATGCAACTACCAATGATGCAATTCTCTGGACTCGTACCTTTGATCCTGATACCCAGGAAAGTGAGAATGTAGCCCTAATTGCCCAAGTTTCCACTGATGCTAACTTTGGGACAGTCGCTTATTCCTACAACGTTTCCGCCAGAACTGACGGACTTGATCACGATGGCACAATCAAAATAGATGCTACAGCTTTACAAAGTGGCACTCAATACTACTATCGTTTTGTCAGTGAAACAGGTGATATCAGTCCTGTGGGTACTTTCAAAACCGCCCCAGATGCCGATGCTAGTGTTGCTGTCCGCTTTGGTTTTAGTGGTGACGCTGATGGGAAAATGCGTCCTTATGTTTCTACCGAAAACTTTAGCAGCCTCAATTTAGACTTCTTTGGGTTTTTGGGAGACACTATTTACGAAAGTGCCAGCACTGGATCTCCTGCTGCTGCAAATCCTGTTACTGACCCTACCCAGGCTTTAGATGATTACCACCGCAAATATCTAGAAAACATCCAGCCAGTATCCGAAGGTGGATTTTCTAGTTTGGCCACAATGTTTGCTTCTCAAGGTAACTATACTCTCCTAGATAACCATGAGCTAGGCAATAAACAATTGATGAATGGTGGTGCGCCTAGTGCTTTAGCTCCCGCTTCTGGAAATGGTTCCAGTAATACCGCCGATGATGTAAATACAACAGGTACGTTTATTAACGATACCGTGGGATTTCAAACTCTCGTACAGGCTTATTCTGATTATCAGCCAATTCGAGAACAAATCATTTCCGCGCCTAATGATCCTCGTACCGATGGCACTCAACAACTTTTCTTTGCCCAAGAGTGGGGTAAGAATCTTGTTTATATAAACACAGATACTCGTTCTTACCGTGATGTGCGCTTGAAGACTGCTGATGGAGCAGAAGATACTGGATCTCGCGCCGATAATCCTGATCGCACTTTGTTAGGAGTTACTCAACTAGCTTGGTTAAAACAAACTCTGTTGGATGCCCAAAATAACGGCACGGTTTGGAAATTTGTCGCTGTATCTGATCCTATTGATCAAATTGGGGCAATTGGTTCTGGTGAAGATAGTGGTAAGTCATGGATTGGTGGCTATAGAGCAGAACGCAATGATTTACTCAAGTTTATTGCTGACAATGGCATTAAAAATGTGGTCTTTTTAGCCACTGATGATCACCAAAATCGGGTGAATGAATTAACTTATTTAGATAATATCAATGATCCCAACAGTATTAGAATTCTACCTAATGCCTTAGCGATTGTGGATAGTCCCATAGGTGCAACTGGTCCTGATGAAATTACTGACCACAGTTTTGAGAATATCAAATCTTTAGCTGATCAACTGGCAGCAGATCAAATTGCCGCGAATGTCAACCCAGTTGGTTTAGATCCTAATTTCCCAGGATTGAAAAATGTGGTGCGGGAAGGTGATCTTAATGCTGACACTCTCAGACAACCAATTGATTTCTATTCTCCCGATACTTTCAATTACACCGTTTTTGATATTTCTGCTGATGGCAAAACTTTGAATGTGAATGTGCAGGGGGTGAATTCCTATCCAATCAATTCCTTCCCAGAACCTTCTGCTGATAACCCTGTGCGCTCAATTCTCAGCTTTAGTCTTGATGCTGCTCTTCCACCTGTTCTTGTGACAGGAACTCCAGGAGATGATAAATTAATTGCTACTCCTGGTAGTAATTTCGATGGTCAAAACAATATTGTCTTTACTGGTGCTGGTGAAGATGAAGTAGACCTAAATACTTCTGCTCAAGCACGAAATAACCGCATTAACCTTGGTAGTGGCAACGATATTATCTATGTCAGCCAAAGCGATAGCGAAGCGCTGCTGCAAGCAGATCGCGTTTTTGGTAGTAATGGCAATGATACCTTTGATGCTACTGATGGCAATGGTGGCAACCGGATGTCTGGTGGTGTTGGTAATGACACTTTTTGGTTAGGTAGCAATGATCGCGCCTTGGGTGGTGATGGTAATGACCAATTCTATGTTCAAGAAGGTGGTGGTAACTTGCTTTCTGGTGGTGTTGGTAATGACCAATTTTGGATTGTCAATGCTGAACTAGCAAACACTTCTAATACCATTGTTGACTTTCAGGTTGGTATTGATGTCATTGGTATTAACGGTGCGGCCAGTTTAGGCATCACCACATCTACACTCCAGTTAAATCAAGTTGGTACGGATACCGCAATTGTTTTCAACAATCAAACTCTAGCTGTTCTCAATGGTATTCAATCCAGCAGTTTGAATTTGACTGATACTAACCAGTTTGTCTTGGTTTAA
- the pruA gene encoding L-glutamate gamma-semialdehyde dehydrogenase, producing MVLQVQNSTYEAKTQEIAKQVLAATGENRSFLSALRDQMRWDDKLLAWAMSNPGLRVQLFRFIDTLPALHSKSEIASHMQEYLGDESVELPAALKSILNFANPDSMPAQVAATTVGTAVETLAHKYISGENIKQVIKTVERLRKDKMAFTIDLLGEAVITEIEAQSYLERYLELMQQLVEASKNWGKIPAIDEADGENIPKVQVSVKLTAFYSQFDPLDAEGSEQRVSDRIRILLRRAQELGAAVHFDMEQYAYKDITFNILKKLLLEEEFRQRTDIGMTIQAYLRDSEQDAKDIIAWLKQRGYPLTIRLVKGAYWDQETIKAAQKHWPQPVYNNKVATDANFETITQILLENHQYVYSAIGSHNVRSQSRAIAIAESLNVPRRRFEMQVLYGMGDKIAKALVDKGYRVRVYCPYGELLPGMAYLIRRLLENTANSSFLRQNLENRPVEELLAPPISVPTSPSFAGTEGGFLGVADTDFAEEEKRKKSNQAFKNVRQQLGKTYLPLLNGEYVNTTTFVDSLNPSNFSEVVGKIGLLNIEQAEEAMKFAKAAFPAWKKTPVKQRADILRQAAKLMEERRAELSAWIVLEVGKPVKEADAEVSEAIDFCLYYAEEMERLDKGVIYDVVGETNRYIYQPKGIAVVISPWNFPLAIACGMTVAALVSGNCTLLKPAETSSVITAKFTEILIEAGIPKGVFQYVPGKGSQVGAYLVNHPDTHVIAFTGSQEVGCRIYAEAAILKPGQKHLKKVIAEMGGKNGIIVDESADLDQAVVGVVQSAFGYSGQKCSACSRVIVLEPIYDAFVERLVEATKSLNIGETELPSTQVGPVIDANSQSRILEYIQKGKEEAKVALELPAPTQGYFIGPVIFSEVPANGIIAQQEIFGPVLAVIRVKDFSEALEVANGTNYALTGGLYSRTPSHIEQAQAEFEVGNLYINRNITGAIVSRQPFGGFKLSGVGSKAGGPDYLLQFLEPRTITENIQRQGFAPIEGAE from the coding sequence ATGGTATTACAAGTACAAAACAGCACTTACGAAGCGAAGACCCAAGAAATTGCTAAACAGGTTCTCGCTGCTACTGGGGAAAATCGCTCATTTTTGTCGGCTTTACGGGATCAAATGCGCTGGGATGATAAATTACTCGCTTGGGCTATGAGTAATCCTGGCTTACGTGTCCAATTATTTCGGTTTATTGACACTTTACCTGCTTTACATAGTAAATCAGAAATTGCCTCCCATATGCAAGAATATTTGGGAGATGAGTCCGTAGAATTACCCGCAGCTTTAAAAAGCATTTTAAACTTTGCTAACCCTGATTCTATGCCCGCACAGGTAGCAGCTACAACTGTGGGAACTGCTGTAGAAACTTTAGCACATAAGTATATTTCTGGGGAAAATATTAAGCAAGTCATCAAAACTGTTGAGAGACTGCGAAAAGACAAAATGGCTTTCACCATTGACTTACTCGGTGAAGCGGTAATTACGGAAATAGAAGCTCAATCTTATTTAGAAAGATACTTGGAATTGATGCAGCAATTGGTGGAAGCATCAAAAAATTGGGGAAAAATTCCGGCTATTGATGAAGCTGACGGCGAAAATATCCCGAAAGTCCAGGTTTCTGTCAAGTTAACTGCATTTTATTCCCAGTTTGATCCTTTGGATGCTGAAGGTAGTGAACAACGAGTTAGCGATCGCATTAGAATTTTACTACGTCGGGCGCAAGAATTGGGAGCAGCAGTCCATTTTGATATGGAACAATACGCCTACAAAGATATTACTTTCAATATTCTCAAAAAGCTGTTATTAGAAGAAGAATTCCGTCAACGCACAGATATTGGAATGACAATACAAGCATATCTGCGTGACAGTGAACAAGACGCTAAAGATATCATTGCTTGGTTAAAACAACGGGGTTATCCTCTGACAATTCGTTTAGTTAAGGGTGCGTATTGGGATCAAGAAACTATTAAAGCTGCCCAAAAGCATTGGCCACAACCAGTTTATAATAATAAAGTCGCCACCGATGCCAATTTTGAAACCATTACGCAGATATTGTTAGAAAATCATCAGTATGTCTATTCTGCCATAGGTAGTCATAACGTGCGATCGCAATCTCGTGCGATCGCTATAGCTGAAAGTCTCAATGTCCCCCGTCGTCGGTTTGAAATGCAAGTCCTCTACGGCATGGGTGATAAAATAGCCAAAGCCTTAGTAGATAAAGGTTATCGTGTCCGGGTTTATTGTCCCTACGGTGAACTTCTTCCCGGAATGGCTTATTTAATTCGACGTTTATTAGAAAACACCGCAAATAGTTCTTTTTTACGCCAAAATCTAGAAAATCGTCCCGTTGAAGAATTACTAGCACCCCCAATTTCAGTTCCAACTTCCCCTTCATTTGCGGGGACTGAGGGTGGGTTCTTAGGAGTAGCAGATACAGATTTTGCGGAAGAGGAGAAACGAAAAAAATCAAATCAAGCTTTTAAAAATGTCCGTCAACAACTTGGTAAAACCTATCTACCTTTGCTGAATGGGGAATATGTGAATACTACAACTTTTGTTGATTCTCTTAATCCTTCTAATTTTAGTGAAGTTGTTGGTAAAATCGGACTTCTAAATATTGAACAAGCTGAGGAAGCAATGAAATTTGCTAAAGCTGCTTTCCCCGCTTGGAAGAAAACACCAGTTAAACAACGTGCTGATATTTTGCGTCAAGCTGCTAAGTTGATGGAGGAACGACGCGCCGAACTTTCAGCTTGGATAGTTTTAGAAGTTGGTAAACCTGTTAAAGAAGCTGACGCGGAAGTTTCGGAAGCGATTGATTTTTGTCTTTATTACGCTGAAGAAATGGAACGGTTGGATAAAGGTGTAATTTATGACGTTGTTGGGGAAACCAATCGTTATATTTACCAGCCGAAAGGAATCGCTGTTGTCATTTCTCCCTGGAATTTTCCTTTGGCTATTGCTTGCGGAATGACTGTTGCTGCTTTGGTTTCGGGAAATTGTACTTTACTCAAACCTGCGGAAACTTCTTCTGTCATTACTGCTAAATTTACAGAAATTTTAATAGAAGCAGGAATACCAAAAGGTGTTTTTCAATACGTTCCTGGTAAGGGTTCGCAAGTCGGCGCTTATTTGGTCAATCATCCTGATACTCACGTCATTGCTTTTACTGGTTCTCAAGAAGTAGGGTGTAGAATTTACGCAGAAGCAGCAATCTTGAAACCAGGTCAAAAACATCTCAAGAAAGTAATTGCGGAAATGGGAGGTAAGAATGGGATCATTGTTGATGAAAGTGCTGATTTAGACCAGGCTGTTGTCGGCGTTGTCCAATCTGCTTTTGGTTATAGTGGACAAAAATGTTCTGCTTGTTCACGGGTAATCGTTCTCGAACCAATTTATGATGCTTTTGTGGAAAGATTGGTAGAAGCAACAAAATCTTTGAATATTGGGGAAACGGAATTACCCAGTACCCAAGTCGGTCCGGTAATTGATGCTAATTCGCAATCACGCATTTTGGAGTATATTCAAAAAGGCAAAGAAGAAGCAAAAGTTGCGTTAGAATTACCCGCACCAACTCAAGGTTATTTTATCGGTCCTGTAATTTTTTCCGAAGTACCTGCAAATGGAATAATTGCACAACAAGAAATCTTTGGTCCCGTGTTAGCAGTAATTAGAGTCAAGGATTTTTCAGAAGCTTTAGAAGTTGCTAACGGCACAAATTACGCTTTAACTGGTGGACTTTATTCTCGTACACCTTCCCATATTGAACAAGCGCAAGCAGAATTTGAAGTTGGGAATTTATACATTAACCGGAATATAACCGGGGCAATTGTCTCCCGTCAACCCTTTGGTGGTTTTAAACTTTCTGGTGTGGGTTCAAAAGCAGGAGGACCAGATTATTTACTGCAATTCCTAGAACCAAGGACAATTACAGAAAACATCCAACGTCAAGGTTTTGCACCTATTGAGGGTGCAGAGTAA
- a CDS encoding molybdopterin-dependent oxidoreductase: MVVLNIWKNWALVSLGLGIICLGGCTKKPTNAQLEVWRKEASDRNAEILADKAKKNPQRQWNLVIQGETANSKSETLSWPELLKLATTNINTIDANNIVNPNQIFKFQGISLSTLLKNFGIPAGVTEVTFLCYDAYHVTVNIEDLLTYPIILALAKDDKPIQRVQGGPIYLVFPYTKYPQIKQKYNEGYWAFYVTHVIFGTEKALVRVGNSQLNLADFDKLPQITLNQNVGYRVWWPSSKVKLHGVRIRDVLSLAGIQPQSSVVVTGKPEIYRKSSDAMKLTSKDINDCNIILATRWGEDKQPILAKMGGPVTLAFGDDCPSKTKNQPWVTFVEELTPQP, translated from the coding sequence GTGGTTGTATTGAATATCTGGAAAAACTGGGCTTTAGTATCTTTGGGGTTAGGTATAATTTGCTTGGGAGGTTGTACAAAAAAGCCTACAAATGCACAATTAGAAGTATGGCGTAAAGAAGCAAGCGATCGCAATGCGGAAATTCTAGCAGATAAAGCCAAAAAGAACCCGCAGCGTCAGTGGAATTTAGTTATTCAAGGTGAGACAGCAAATAGTAAATCCGAAACCTTAAGTTGGCCGGAGTTGCTTAAGTTAGCTACAACCAATATTAATACCATTGATGCAAATAACATTGTTAACCCAAATCAAATATTTAAATTTCAAGGAATATCTCTATCTACACTGCTAAAAAACTTTGGTATTCCAGCAGGAGTGACAGAAGTAACTTTTTTGTGCTACGACGCTTATCATGTCACCGTAAACATAGAAGACTTACTTACTTACCCAATAATTTTAGCACTGGCAAAAGATGACAAACCAATTCAACGTGTCCAAGGTGGTCCCATTTATTTGGTTTTTCCCTACACTAAGTATCCTCAAATCAAACAAAAGTACAATGAAGGATATTGGGCATTCTATGTTACTCATGTTATATTTGGAACTGAAAAAGCATTAGTACGCGTAGGTAATAGTCAACTCAATTTAGCTGATTTTGATAAATTACCACAAATTACTCTGAACCAAAATGTTGGTTATCGCGTCTGGTGGCCTAGTAGCAAAGTTAAACTACATGGTGTCAGAATACGGGATGTACTTTCTCTAGCTGGAATACAACCTCAAAGTTCTGTAGTTGTAACTGGGAAACCAGAGATTTACCGTAAAAGTTCTGACGCAATGAAATTAACATCCAAGGATATAAATGACTGTAATATCATTTTAGCAACTAGGTGGGGTGAAGATAAACAACCGATTTTAGCAAAAATGGGTGGCCCTGTGACTCTGGCTTTTGGTGATGATTGTCCAAGCAAAACTAAAAATCAACCCTGGGTAACTTTTGTAGAAGAGTTAACTCCACAACCATGA
- a CDS encoding adenylate/guanylate cyclase domain-containing protein: MKMFTFCSIRTQIMASTTLLILGLIGAIVAVWVKSENTLYRQEKLNDAKSISNILSYTYSNELSEENWSQIRLNIDLILRENEDFVYILVSDNRQDNQIAATSPNEYQNQYIPDIVPLDVTNIALNSSTKTRVTPTFILKDIYFAGQLRAKRGEPIIEVASDIRTLAGKKLGVLRIGLSLKKVDRAVTNAVNQALIVGSIGLGVGWLCAYILARQLSDPVRRLQSSVAQIAGGDLQHRADINNRINEISALANSFNEMSETLQISFSKLQKTLDSFEKFVPDKFVSVIAPQGIENIQVGMASTRRMTILFCDIRGYTSMSEAMAPIEIFVFLNDYLACMGKAIDQAGGFIDKYIGDAIMALFDDDATDCALKAAILMQQALDKFNYERLQKGLPIIATGIGIHRGTVVMGTVGFTSRIDSTVIGDAVNVASRIEGLTKQYNCNILITESVVNSLLNPELFSLRLVDASVKVKGKDTAISIYELQVS, from the coding sequence ATGAAAATGTTTACTTTTTGTTCTATTCGCACTCAAATCATGGCTTCTACCACCTTGCTGATTCTTGGTTTGATTGGTGCGATAGTTGCGGTTTGGGTAAAAAGTGAAAATACCCTCTACCGTCAAGAAAAGTTGAATGATGCTAAAAGTATTTCTAACATTCTCAGTTATACATATTCTAACGAATTATCAGAAGAAAATTGGAGTCAAATCCGCTTAAATATAGATTTGATCTTGCGAGAAAATGAAGATTTTGTTTATATACTCGTCTCCGATAACCGTCAAGACAATCAAATTGCTGCTACTTCTCCTAACGAATATCAAAATCAATATATTCCTGATATTGTACCCTTAGATGTCACTAATATAGCCTTAAACTCCTCAACAAAGACTCGTGTAACACCAACATTTATCCTCAAAGATATTTATTTTGCAGGTCAGTTGCGGGCTAAACGTGGTGAACCAATAATTGAAGTGGCTTCAGATATTCGCACACTAGCTGGTAAAAAACTAGGCGTTTTACGAATAGGCCTATCTCTAAAAAAGGTAGATCGTGCTGTTACTAATGCAGTCAATCAGGCTTTGATAGTTGGTTCTATAGGACTCGGTGTCGGTTGGTTATGTGCCTACATCCTCGCACGACAGTTAAGTGATCCTGTCCGACGTTTGCAGTCCAGTGTAGCCCAAATTGCTGGGGGTGATTTACAACATCGTGCAGATATTAATAATCGTATAAATGAAATTAGTGCATTGGCGAATTCTTTTAATGAAATGTCCGAAACATTGCAAATATCCTTTAGTAAATTACAAAAAACTCTAGACTCATTTGAGAAATTTGTACCAGATAAATTTGTCTCTGTCATTGCCCCCCAGGGCATAGAAAATATTCAAGTCGGTATGGCTTCAACACGAAGAATGACAATTTTATTTTGTGATATTCGAGGTTATACTTCTATGTCTGAAGCAATGGCACCTATAGAAATATTTGTCTTTTTGAATGATTATTTAGCTTGTATGGGAAAAGCCATAGATCAAGCAGGGGGATTTATTGATAAATATATAGGTGACGCTATTATGGCATTATTTGATGACGATGCTACAGACTGCGCCCTCAAGGCAGCAATTTTAATGCAACAGGCTTTAGATAAGTTTAATTATGAAAGATTGCAAAAAGGATTGCCAATCATTGCGACAGGAATTGGTATTCATCGCGGTACAGTAGTCATGGGTACAGTTGGTTTTACCTCCCGCATTGATTCTACAGTTATTGGTGACGCAGTTAACGTTGCTTCTCGCATTGAGGGATTAACAAAGCAATATAATTGCAACATTTTAATTACAGAATCAGTAGTCAATAGTTTACTTAATCCAGAATTATTTTCTCTGAGACTTGTAGATGCATCAGTGAAAGTCAAAGGCAAAGATACAGCAATATCTATCTATGAACTACAAGTTAGTTGA
- a CDS encoding serine/threonine-protein kinase, whose product MKLWQLNQYLNHGKFIVQKMLGSGGFGVTYSVRERDTGKLFVIKTLNYIQQNKEDFQQQQVKFVNEAVRLARCSHPHIVKVYEVIQEDGLWCIVMEYIDGEDLAKYLEKNGALSEEEALLYIDQIGQALEYIHHQGFLHRDIKPSNIILRRGKSEVVLIDFGLAREYTIGQVRSMTNEKTDGYAPIEQYKKRGNFGAYTDVYGLAATLYTLLTKEVPMPAEYRNEDTTFLAPKQLNPQISDRINDAILVGMTLEPQNRPQSVFEFRELLGLANILPSGQAHKKLISAVGMDYTRLRDLLAEKRWKEADEETTRVILAVAKKENEGWLSEKDIANFPCQDIRTIDQLWVTHSHGHFGFSVQRRTYQSLRGNKKFRREVWDAVGDKVGWRKDNKWMYYDDFIFDITAPEAHLPSGIFWFDSWWGRYGWFLLDGVEKRFYYLIIRVLKCNI is encoded by the coding sequence ATGAAACTTTGGCAACTCAATCAATATCTGAATCATGGTAAATTCATTGTCCAAAAAATGCTGGGTAGCGGAGGATTTGGTGTTACTTATAGCGTCCGAGAAAGGGATACAGGTAAATTATTTGTGATTAAAACTCTCAATTATATTCAACAAAATAAAGAAGATTTTCAACAGCAACAGGTGAAGTTTGTTAATGAAGCAGTGCGGTTAGCGAGGTGCAGTCATCCCCATATTGTCAAAGTCTATGAAGTCATACAAGAAGATGGACTTTGGTGCATAGTCATGGAATATATTGATGGGGAAGATTTAGCTAAATATCTGGAAAAGAATGGGGCTTTATCAGAGGAAGAAGCACTACTATATATTGATCAAATTGGACAAGCTTTAGAATATATTCACCACCAAGGATTTTTACATCGAGATATTAAGCCTAGTAATATTATTTTACGTCGGGGTAAATCAGAAGTAGTTTTAATAGATTTTGGTTTAGCAAGAGAATATACAATCGGACAAGTCAGAAGTATGACGAATGAGAAAACTGATGGTTATGCGCCTATTGAACAGTATAAAAAAAGAGGTAATTTTGGTGCGTATACAGATGTTTATGGTTTAGCGGCTACTTTATATACTTTATTGACAAAAGAAGTACCTATGCCAGCTGAATATAGGAATGAAGATACTACTTTTTTAGCTCCAAAGCAATTGAACCCACAAATTAGCGATCGCATCAATGATGCTATTCTTGTAGGTATGACATTAGAACCTCAAAATCGTCCCCAGTCAGTATTTGAGTTTCGAGAGTTACTAGGTCTGGCTAATATTCTACCCTCTGGACAAGCACACAAAAAACTAATTTCCGCAGTTGGGATGGACTACACGCGACTACGTGATTTACTTGCAGAAAAAAGGTGGAAAGAAGCTGATGAAGAAACAACACGAGTTATTTTAGCGGTAGCAAAAAAAGAAAATGAGGGTTGGTTGAGTGAAAAAGATATTGCTAATTTTCCTTGTCAAGATATCCGCACTATTGATCAATTATGGGTAACGCATAGTCATGGCCATTTTGGTTTTTCTGTGCAAAGACGTACTTATCAAAGTCTCCGAGGAAATAAAAAATTTCGCCGAGAAGTTTGGGATGCTGTTGGTGATAAAGTTGGTTGGCGAAAAGACAATAAATGGATGTACTACGACGATTTTATATTTGATATCACAGCACCAGAAGCCCATCTGCCTAGTGGAATTTTTTGGTTTGATTCTTGGTGGGGAAGGTATGGATGGTTTTTGTTAGATGGGGTAGAGAAGCGCTTTTACTATTTAATAATACGAGTTCTCAAATGTAATATTTGA